The genomic window GCTCGCCGCAACGCTCCTCGGCGCCCAGGCGCAGGCGCCCCGGTCGCCCGCGCCGCCGAAATCCGCGACCGCCCCCGTCCAGAAAACCTTTGCGCGCGAGGCGCTGGCGAGCGCGGGCGTCCGCCTCGAAGCGGCGCTGAAGAGCGAGGCGCCCGCGAACGGCAAGACCGCCGCGCAGTGGCACCGCGAGGCGGAGAGTGCGGCCAGGAGCGAGGGGGCGGAGCCGGATGCCGAACTGAACGCCACCGCCGCGGCGGTCGCCGCCGACCCGAACGACAACCGCAACTGGCTCGATTACGCCCGCGCCGCCAACGCCGCCGGCAGCGACGAGGCGCGCGCCGACTCTTCCGCCCGGTTCAAGCTGAAGGGCCGCGCGGCGGCGGCCGCCTACCAGGGCTACCTGCGCGCCCGGAATCCGGCGGACGAGGCGCGGGCGCTCGCCCGGCTCGGCGAGATCCAGGCGGCCCAGGCCGAGTGGCGGCCGGCGCTCGAAGCCTACCGGGCGAGCCTCGCGATCCGGGACGAGGCGCAGACCCGCGCCGCCTACGAGAGGCTGCGCGAGGCGCACGGCTTCCGCATCCTCGCCTACAAGGTCGATTCGGACGCCGCCGCACCGCGGGTCTGCTTCACCTTCTCCGAGAGCCTCGTCCCGAAGACCGATTACGCCCCCTACGTCGCCGTCTCCGGCGCGGCCGACGCCGCCGTCACGGCGGAAGGCTCCCAGGTCTGCGTCGACGGGCTCAGGCATTCCGAGCGCTACGCCTTCGTCCTGCGCCAGGGCCTGCCCTCCTCCGTCGGCGAGAGCCTGCTGAAATCGGCCGATTACGAGGTCTACGTCCGCGACCGCTCGCCCCAGGTGCGCTTCACCGGCCGCAACTACGTCCTGCCGCGCACCGGACAGGCCGGCGTGCCGCTGGTCTCGGTGAATGCGCCCGCACTCGACGTCGAGGTGCTGCGCATCGGCGACCGCGGCCTGCTGCCGGCCTTGCGCTCGGAGGAATTTTTGAGCCAACTCAACGGCTCGACGGCCCGGACGATCGCCGACCAGAAGGGCCAGCGTGTCTGGAAGGGCATCCTCGACACCGCCAAAGCCGAGACCAACCGCGAGGCGGTGACCGCCTTCCCCGTGCTCCAGGCGGTCGGCAAGCTGGAGCCCGGCCTCTACCTGATGCTGGCCAAGCCCACGGGCACCACCGATTCCTCGGAGGATGAGTACGGCGGCTACGAGGCGCAGGCGACGCAGTGGTTCGTGGTCTCCGATCTCGGGCTCACCGCCTTCAAGGGCCGGGACGGCGTCCACGTCTTCGCCCGCTCGCTCGCCAGCGCCAGGACCGTGGCCGGCGCCGAGATCCGTCTGATCGCCCGCAACAACGACGTGCTCGCCACCGCCAAGACCGACGGCCAGGGCCACGCCGCCTTCGCGAGCGGCCTCGCCCGCGGCGAGGGCGGGCTGGCGCCGGGCCTGGTGGTGGCGCAGGTCGGCGACGATTACGGCTTCCTCGATCTGGCGCTCGGCGCCTTCGACCTGTCCGACCGCGGCGTGAAGGGCCGCCCGGCGCCGGGCGGGGCGGAGGCCTACGTCTTCCCCGAGCGCGGCGTCTACCGCTCCGGCGAGACGGTGCAGCTCACCGCGCTGCTTCGCGACCCGCAGGGGGCGGCGGTCGCCGGCCTGCCGCTGACCCTGGTGGTGAAGCGGCCCGACGGCGTCGAGTACCGCCGCGCGGCCTTGGCCGACGAGGGGCTCGGCGGGCGCTCGCTCGCCCTGCCGCTGATGGCGGGCGCCATGCACGGCACGTGGCGCGTCGCCGCCTATACCGATCCGAAGGCGCCGCCCGTCGGCGAGGCGAGCTGGCTCGTCGAGGATTACGTGCCCGAGCGCCTGGAGGTGAGCCTCACCCCGAAGACGCCGACCCTGACCCGCGGCGAACCCGCGGTCATCGACGTCGCCGCGCGCTACCTCTACGGCGCGCCGGGCTCGGGGCTCGAGGTTTCGGGCTCGGTGGCGGTGCAGGCCGCCGCCGATTCCGGCATCAAGGGGCTGGACGGCTTCTCCATCGGCCTCGACGACGAGGCGGTGGAAGCGACCACCGCCGAGATCGACGCCAAGGCGACCACCGACGCGCAGGGGAAAGCCAGCCTCGCCGTTCCGGTGCAGGAGGTGGCCGCCCCCCGCGCGCTGGAGGCCAGGATCACCCTCGCCGTCGGCGAGCCGGGCGGCCGGGCGCTGAGCCGCAGCGTGACGCTGCCGATCCTGCCGGCCCAACCCGTCCTGGCGATCCGCAAGAATTTCGGCGGCGATCTCGCCGAGAACGCGACCGCCACCTTCGACGTGGCGATGGCCGCGCCCGACGGGCGCCGCCTCGCGCAGGACGGCGTGACCTGGACGCTGTCGAAGGTCGAGCGGACCTATCAATGGTATCGCGCGGACGGGCGCTGGAGCTTCGAGCCGGTGAAGTCGAGCCGCCGCGTCGCCGACGGCCGCGTGGCGATCGGCACGGAGGCACCCGGGCGCATCGCCGTGCCGGTCGGCCTCGGCCCGTACCGCCTGGAGGCCAGCGTGCCGGGCCAGCCGCAGGCGGCGGCGAGCGTGTCCTTCACCGTGGGCTGGGGCGGCTCCGAGAGCGCCGACGTGCCCGACCTCCTCGACCTCACCCTCGACAAGGCGGCTTACGCCGCCGGCGAGCGGCTGCGGGCGCGCCTTCAGCCCAAGTTTGCCGGAACGGCGACGCTGGCCGTCGTCAGCGACCGGGTGCACGAGGTCCGCGACGTGACGGTGGCGGAGGGCGGCGCCAGCGTCGAGATTCCGGTGAAGGCGGAATGGGGCGCGGGTGCCTACCTCGTCGCCACCGCCTACCGCCCGCTCGACCAGGCAGCCAAGCGCATGCCCGGCCGGGCGCTCGGGCTGGCGTGGTTTTCCGTGGACAAGGAGAAGCGCGGCCTCTCCGTCTCGATCGAGGCGCCGGAAAAGGTGCGCCCCCGCGGCACGCTGAACGTGCCCGTAAAACTCGCCGGCCTCGCCCCCGGCGAGGAGGCGCGGGTGACGCTCGCCGCGGTCGATGTCGGCATCCTCAACCTGACCCGCTACGAGGCGCCGAACCCGTTTGCCTATTTCTTCGGTCAGAAGGCCCTCGGCCCCGAGATCCGCGACCTCTACGGCTACCTGATCGACGGCATGCAGGGCACGCTGGGCGCGATCCGCTCCGGCGGCGACGGGGGCGCCGCGGAACTCGCCGACGCGCCGCCGACGCAAGCCCCGCTCGCGCTCTACTCGGGCATCGTCACCGTGGGGCCGGACGGCACGGCCAAGATCCCGCTGGAACTGCCCGCCTTCAACGGCACCGCCCGGCTGATGGCGACCGCCTGGACCAGGGCCAGGGTGGGGCAGGCCCAGGCCGACGTGATCGTGCGCGACCCCGTGGTGCTCACCGGCACCCTGCCGCGCTTCCTCAATGTCGGCGACCGCTCGCGCTTCTTCGTCGCCCTCGACAACGTGGAGGGAGATGCCGGCGACTACGTGATCGATCTCGACCTCTCCGGTCCCGTCGTGGTGGCGGGCGAGGCGGTGCGCTCCACGATGCGGCTGGAAGCCGGCGCCAAGGGGCAGCTCGTGATCCCGATCACCGCCGCCGGCCCCGGTCTCGCCCGGCTCGACGTGAGCCTCACCGGCCCCGGCATCGAGGGCAGCGCCGGCCAGTCGTTCTCGCTCGGGATCAATCCCGGCACCGGCGCCCTCGTGCGCCGCAACCTGCATCCGCTGGAGCCCGGCGCCGGCCTCGACCTGACGCCGGACCTGCTGGCCGACATCCTGCCCGGCACCGGGGCGGTCTCCGTTTCGGCCAACCGCTTGGGCGGCATCGACGTCGCCGCCCTGCTGCAATCGCTCGACCGATACCCCTACGGCTGCTCCGAGCAGATCGTCAGCCGGGCGATGCCGCTTCTCTACGTCAACGCGCTGGCGGCCGGCGAAAAACTCGGCCTCGACGGCAAGCTCGACGAGCGGGTGCGCGCGGCGATCGAGCGGGTGCTGGCACGCCAGGATTCGAGCGGCGCCTTCGGCCTGTGGTCGACGGAGAATGCCGGCGACACGTGGCTCGACGCCTACGTCACCGACTTCCTCACCCGCGCCCGCGAGCGGGGATTCGCCGTGCCGCAGACCGCCTTCGACAGCGCGCTCGACCGCCTGCGCAACACGGTCGCCAACGCCACGAACGTCGAGAACGGCGGGATGGACTTGGCTTACGCCGCCTACGTGCTCGCCCGCAACGGCCGGCCGGTGATGGGCGACCTGCGCTACCTCGCCGACACCCGGCTCGCCGACTTCGCCACGCCGCTGGGCCGCGGCCAGCTCGCCGCCGCCCTCGCCCTGCTCGGGGACCGCGGGCGGGCGCGGAAGGGCTTCGAGGCGGCCTTGCAGGCGCTGCAGGCCGAACGCGACAAGGGCGCCTACCGCGCCGATTACGGCTCGCGCCTGCGCGACGGCGCCGCCCTGCTGGCGCTGTCGGCCGAGACCGGGTTCTCCCGCGAGACCTTGCAGCCGGTCGCGGCCGTGCTCGGCCAGGAGCGGGCGGACGGGCGCAGCACCAGCACCCAGGAGAACGCCTGGATGGTGCTGGCGGCCCAGAGCCTGTCGAAGGAAGCGGAGGGTCCGACGCTCGCGATCGACGGCAGGACCGAGGCCGGTCCGCTCTCGCGGCTCTACCGGGCGCCCGCCCTGGAGGCGCGGCCGGTGCGGATCGTCAATGCGGGCCGCGACCCGGTGCAGGTGGCGGTCGGCGTCCAAGGCAACCCGATCGCCCCGGAGCCGGCGGCCTCGCAGGGTTTTTCGGTCGAGCGCGCCTTCTACCGGCTCGACGGCGGCCCGGTGGATCTGGGAAAGCCCCTGCGCCAGAACGACCGCCTCGTCGTGGTTCTGAAGGTGACCGAGGCCAAGGCGAGCGCCGGGCGCCTGCTGCTGGTCGACCGCCTGCCCGCGGGCCTCGAGATCGACAACCCGAAGCTGCTCGACGCCGACGCGCTGTCGGGCCTGAGCTTCGCCAGGAGCGAGGTGGCGCCGGTCCACACCGAGTTCCGCGACGACCGCTTCGTGGCCGCCTACGATCGCAGCCCGGAGCAATCGGCCTTCTTCTCGGCCGCCTACACCGTGCGCGTCGTCTCGCCGGGCACCTACGTGCATCCGGGCGCGAGCGTGGAGGACATGTACCGCCCCGAGCGGTTCGGGCGCACCGCGTTCGGATCGGTCGAGGTGACCGCGGCGAAGTAGGGCATGGATGCCGACGCGGATCCCCTCTCCCCGCATGCGGGGAGAGGGCTTTGCCGACCTCGGCGTCGGCAAAGCGAGGCGGCGGCCGAGGGTGAGGGGGCTTGGCCGGAAGAGGCTTGGCCCGAGACGCCCCCTCACCT from Methylorubrum populi includes these protein-coding regions:
- a CDS encoding alpha-2-macroglobulin, whose product is MSQANRLGRLGAALLAATLLGAQAQAPRSPAPPKSATAPVQKTFAREALASAGVRLEAALKSEAPANGKTAAQWHREAESAARSEGAEPDAELNATAAAVAADPNDNRNWLDYARAANAAGSDEARADSSARFKLKGRAAAAAYQGYLRARNPADEARALARLGEIQAAQAEWRPALEAYRASLAIRDEAQTRAAYERLREAHGFRILAYKVDSDAAAPRVCFTFSESLVPKTDYAPYVAVSGAADAAVTAEGSQVCVDGLRHSERYAFVLRQGLPSSVGESLLKSADYEVYVRDRSPQVRFTGRNYVLPRTGQAGVPLVSVNAPALDVEVLRIGDRGLLPALRSEEFLSQLNGSTARTIADQKGQRVWKGILDTAKAETNREAVTAFPVLQAVGKLEPGLYLMLAKPTGTTDSSEDEYGGYEAQATQWFVVSDLGLTAFKGRDGVHVFARSLASARTVAGAEIRLIARNNDVLATAKTDGQGHAAFASGLARGEGGLAPGLVVAQVGDDYGFLDLALGAFDLSDRGVKGRPAPGGAEAYVFPERGVYRSGETVQLTALLRDPQGAAVAGLPLTLVVKRPDGVEYRRAALADEGLGGRSLALPLMAGAMHGTWRVAAYTDPKAPPVGEASWLVEDYVPERLEVSLTPKTPTLTRGEPAVIDVAARYLYGAPGSGLEVSGSVAVQAAADSGIKGLDGFSIGLDDEAVEATTAEIDAKATTDAQGKASLAVPVQEVAAPRALEARITLAVGEPGGRALSRSVTLPILPAQPVLAIRKNFGGDLAENATATFDVAMAAPDGRRLAQDGVTWTLSKVERTYQWYRADGRWSFEPVKSSRRVADGRVAIGTEAPGRIAVPVGLGPYRLEASVPGQPQAAASVSFTVGWGGSESADVPDLLDLTLDKAAYAAGERLRARLQPKFAGTATLAVVSDRVHEVRDVTVAEGGASVEIPVKAEWGAGAYLVATAYRPLDQAAKRMPGRALGLAWFSVDKEKRGLSVSIEAPEKVRPRGTLNVPVKLAGLAPGEEARVTLAAVDVGILNLTRYEAPNPFAYFFGQKALGPEIRDLYGYLIDGMQGTLGAIRSGGDGGAAELADAPPTQAPLALYSGIVTVGPDGTAKIPLELPAFNGTARLMATAWTRARVGQAQADVIVRDPVVLTGTLPRFLNVGDRSRFFVALDNVEGDAGDYVIDLDLSGPVVVAGEAVRSTMRLEAGAKGQLVIPITAAGPGLARLDVSLTGPGIEGSAGQSFSLGINPGTGALVRRNLHPLEPGAGLDLTPDLLADILPGTGAVSVSANRLGGIDVAALLQSLDRYPYGCSEQIVSRAMPLLYVNALAAGEKLGLDGKLDERVRAAIERVLARQDSSGAFGLWSTENAGDTWLDAYVTDFLTRARERGFAVPQTAFDSALDRLRNTVANATNVENGGMDLAYAAYVLARNGRPVMGDLRYLADTRLADFATPLGRGQLAAALALLGDRGRARKGFEAALQALQAERDKGAYRADYGSRLRDGAALLALSAETGFSRETLQPVAAVLGQERADGRSTSTQENAWMVLAAQSLSKEAEGPTLAIDGRTEAGPLSRLYRAPALEARPVRIVNAGRDPVQVAVGVQGNPIAPEPAASQGFSVERAFYRLDGGPVDLGKPLRQNDRLVVVLKVTEAKASAGRLLLVDRLPAGLEIDNPKLLDADALSGLSFARSEVAPVHTEFRDDRFVAAYDRSPEQSAFFSAAYTVRVVSPGTYVHPGASVEDMYRPERFGRTAFGSVEVTAAK